The genomic interval TCAGTGCTGAAGGTAAAGCAAGGAGAGGGGCATGGAGACTGGCATGCAGACTTGACCTGGGAAATCAAACTCATGCCacagcctgggggctggggccttCCCCAGCATGCAGGAAACCATGGCTTCCTAGAGGGCCTTGATGGCATCTCTCCATAGGCCTATCTAGCCTGGCAGCCCACCAGCCAGCTCCCTAAAGATTTGGGTGCTGAAGCCAGGCAGGGACCAGAATCCTGCTCTCTGAGTGAGTCTCTGACCCCCAAAGGATTCCAGGAATCCAAGAAAAGAGCCgggagcagagaagaggctggGGCCAGAGCCAACAGCCACCGGCATTTCCTGTGTTGGGAAATGTGCTCCTTGCTGGTTCCCAGAGAACAGGCCCCCAGGCGgcctggggtgggaaggggggcagTGTGGATGAGGCATTCTGGGCAGCAAAGCTGATTGGGGTGGGCGCTTTGTCCTGACTGGGCAGGTCCTTGCCCTTGCCCTGGTCTCAGTTTCCCTTTTCTGCAGAGCGGATCATGCAAACTGTGGAGATCACTAAACATGCAGTGGACATAGAAGAGAAGGGTGTGAGGCTACGGCTCACCATTGTGGACACGCCGGGTTTTGGGGATGCAGTCAACAACACAGAGTGGTATGTCTGACCACGCACAGCCCCAGCTGCCCCCTtcccattacacacacacatacatccacGGATGCACACATAAGCACAGACATAGCCACAATTGTCAGGAGTTTATGGCCTTTGAGCATGCCACCACCCTTTACAGGGCAGCTGAAGTGAGAGGAAAAGAGTGGGAATAGaagatctttttttgtttattttttcctatttatttatttatttttaatttacatccaacttagttagcatatagtgcaattatgatttctggagtagattccagtgattcatcccctatgtataacacccagtgctcatcccaacaagtgtcttccttaatgccccttgcccatttaacccatcccccccacccacaacccctctagcaaccctcagtttgttctctgtatttaagagtctcttatgttttgacccctccttgtttttatattatttttgcttcccttcctttatgttcgtctgttttgtatcttaaataccacatacgagtgaagtcatatgatatttgtctttctctgactaatttcacttagcataatacttagcatcttgcaaatggcaagatttcactctttttgattgctgaataatactccattgtgtgtgtgtgtgtgtgtgtgtgtgtgtgtgtgtgtgtgtgtgtgtgtatgtgtgtgtgtgtgtgtatcacatcttctttatctgggAATAGATGATCTTTAATGAACTTTCTGACTCTGACCTAATGTACTTTCTGTAATGGGGGTGAAGACACAAGATAAGAAAGAAGAGCctcaaaaaaagcaaacacatgtGGAAACATGTAGCACAGGGCCAGACATCTAGTAGGGGCTCAATAAACAccacctcccctccttccttttctttcaccaGCAACATTTTAGGTGCCACAAACAAGTTTATTAAAGGGATGAGAGTGCACTGAGGGAGTggtgaggaggagaaagaggaggcaaAGGGTAAAAAAATAGGTTGAACTTTGTTTAAATTCCAGGCGTCCTCTAGGCTACCTTCCAGAAGAAGAGGTGGCTTTGCCACATACCCCATCAcccttggctttattttttcagaaactgGAGGGATGCTTAGATAATGGTCAGACCTAAGTGAGTAGATGAGAAGGAGGATGAATGATAAAGACAGGAGAAAAGGTGGTGTCCTTGATGAAGAAGTTAGGCAGGCAGTGTTAAGATGGCTAGCCCAAGAGTTCAGATCTTGGGTCAGCATATAGTAACTGCGTGGTCTTCAGCAAATGACTGCATTCCTGTTTCTTCAGTTGAAACATACTGGCCCTTACCATCTTATCCAGTTGATCTGAAAATCACCCAGAATGATGCATGTGAATGTGTATTAGCAACTAAAGTAGGGTGTccaggtggctctgtcggttaagtgtccaactcttggtttcagctcaggtcatgatctcacggttcatgagatggagccctgtgttggtctctgggctgacagtgttgaacctgctcgggattctctctctccctttctctctctctgctccttccctgctcacgtgtatgctctctctctctctctctcaaaacaaataaacataaaaaaaaccctaaagtaAAGGGTTGTTTACATTATACCCATTATAATTGCAGCACCAGTGCAAAATGTAAATGCAGGGCCCCTTGGTTAGAatgattaagaatttcaagacagccaCAGCAGAGAAGCAAACCAAGCATAGGCCCTTCTGAGATCGGGACCTGGTGTTGATTGCACAGTTTGCACTCCCAGAAAGCTGACCCTGGGTAATTGCCTCACAGACTCATCAGACTCTTACAGACCTTTCTGTGCTCTGAATCCTCAGCACATGCTTTATCATTAAAACATGTGATTTTCAGCTCGGCACACTGGTTCATCTTCAGCTTCAGTGTCTTAGTCTTGAGGGGAGGGccattttttcttatattcttgcCACAGCACTGTGCTGGCACATGGTACATGGTCTCCTGATGTAAATATTCCTGATGGATCGAGGTGGCCTCCGTGTCATCATTACCCTTTTTACTCTCGGTATATGCCTCAGTACACTGGGCTTGCCATGAAACTGTACCCAAACCAGCACCTGGTTCCTACTGTAGCAAGTATCACCCTCTCCTTCAATCAACCTACgtacctttcctttccttccacaaGAATAATCATTTCATTTGCTTGGCACTTCACAGTATACAGTGCACCTCCACATATACTTTAGTCAACAAGTAGGAgtttattgagcatatactaGGTGTCCAACCAGTGCTGGGCATTTTAAGGGATACAGAACAAGTATGAATCATCCTTGTCACTGAGAGGCTTATGGTCTAGTGGCAGCGGGGATGGGAAGGGGGGGCAGCAGTTCTCTAACATACGTGTCAATCAACTTAAGTTAGTAAATAGGTCAGACAGTGTAGTGGCAGACACAGAGACGAGTCAGAAGGCcaagtgtgtatatgtatacatatatatttacagtgtggtggagagaaggggagaatagTGTACATAGATGTACACTGGAAGGAGCCTTCATGGAAGGGTGGGTTTAGAGTAGAACCACATAAATAAAGGTTCTGAGGCTGGACTGTGAACCTGTCTGAGGGCTGTCCTGGCTTCCAATTGGTGTTCACCTGCAGGCACCTTATTCTTATTGGTTTGTTTGGTCACCTAGCCTTTTTTCCTCTCATCATACTAGCATTTATTGAACTTTGCCTGTGTGCTTAGTCTGATTTTCTATTGGGACATGTCAGATGCACCCCTGTCCCACCCAGGGACCTCCCTGAAGATGTAGTAAAGCAAGCCAGGGGATAACAGAGTCTTGAAAACACTGCTCAGGATGTGGGCTACTCTGTAGTCCCAAAGCTCACGAGGCAGCCCCCACTCCTACAGTTTCTCTGCTTGTCTGTCCCTGCTCCAGCTGGAAGCCTGTGGCAGAATACATCGATCAGCAGTTTGAGCAGTATTTCCGAGATGAGAGTGGCCTGAACCGCAAGAACATTCAAGACAACAGGGTGCACTGCTGCCTGTACTTCATCTCACCCTTCGGCCACGGGTATGGTCTGAGCCTGAGGCTCCCAACACTACCAGGTGCTGCCAAGGGAACAGGCTGGGAGCACCAGGGCAGGGCTGCCACTAGCAGGTGGTCACAGATTCCTATCTCCCAGGCTCCGGCCATTGGATGTTGAATTCATGAAGGCCCTGCATCAGCGGGTCAACATCGTGCCTATCTTGGCTAAGGCGGACACACTGACCCCTCCTGAAGTGGAGCGCAAGAAACGCAAAGTGAGGGAAGCCGGTGGGGGGAGGGTAGCAACTGGGCTTCTGGAAAGGATGGGGTCCCCAGAACTGTGGGCCCTCATGTGTTTGCCAGATCCGAGAGGAGATTGAGCGCTTTGGAATCAAGGTCTATCAGTTCCCGGACTGTGACTCTGATGAGGATGAAGACTTCAAATTACAGGACCAAGCCCTAAAGGTGGGGCTACGTGAGGGCATCCCTTTCCATCTTGTTTCTTCTGGGCAGAAGAGGGAAGTGGAATTCTATATATAAGGGGTGGGAGAGCACGCTGGTTTTCTAGAGTGAAGCAGAAAAGATAAAGATATAGGTGAAAAAGAACAGGTGAGAATAGGGAGTATTGACCAGGCACCCTTAACTTCTTCCAGGAAAGTATCCCATTTGCTGTAATTGGCAGCAACACTGTGGTAGAGGCCAGAGGGCGGCGAGTTCGGGGTCGTCTCTACCCCTGGGGCATCGTGGAAGGTAAAGCATTGAGCTGGTGACCTGGGTATCTCCTTGCCCTCAGTGGCTCTCCCAGTGCTCCTGGTTGACCCCTAGCCTTGCTGTGCAGTGGAAAATCCAGGACACTGCGACTTTGTGAAGCTGAGGACAATGCTGGTGCGTACTCACATGCAGGACCTGAAGGATGTGACACGGGAGACACATTATGAGAACTACCGGGCACAGTGCATCCAGAGCATGACCCGCCTGGTGGTGAAAGAGAGGAATCGCAAGTATGACCAGAAGCCAGGACAGAGCTGGCAAGGGTGGGGATCCCAAGCACAGCCTTGAGTGAGACCAAgcccttcctttgttcttctaCAGACCCTGGGCTCAATCCAAGCAGGTGCTGGGGTCCCCCTAGCCTTACCAACCctactttccccttcccctcagcaAACTGACTCGAGAGAGTGGTACCGACTTCCCCATCCCTGCTGTCCCACCAGGGACAGATCCAGAAACTGAGAGGCTGATCCGAGAGAAAGATGAGGAGGTGAGAGCAGTGTGGGGTGGTAGGGGTTGACAGCCTGGGGGCAGTCCCTGCTTAACTATAAACCTCAGTATTTCTATCTGGGTTTAATGGTCCATTAAACCACCTGGACTTGTGGTTCAATGGTTCTACCCAGGGTCTCCATCACACCTCTGGGCTTCCATGGCCCTGGCTCAAGGGATTAGAGCTTGGGGGCACTTTGTTAACACTATAGGACTCTCTAAAAGGCCCCATTTTGATGCGTGTGCCTGTTCCAGCTGCGGCGGATGCAGGAGATGCTGCACAAAATCCAAAGACAGATGAAGGAGACCCATTAGCTGGCTTTCAATCCTGGATATTTAAATCTCCTCTTCATCCTGCCCAGGCCGGCCCGTCCCAGCACCAGCTCTGCTCAGGCCCCTGCAGCTACTGCCACTTCGCCTTACATCCCTGCTGCCTCCCCAGAGACTCAGAGGAAATAAAGTTTAACAAATCTATGGCTGCCATATGGTGTCACTGTCTGTATTTTTACCAGCCCCTGGAGACCAAAAAGATCTTAGGACCCACTTTTGAAAGGGTGCTGAAGGAGGGTGCTGGTTTCTGGCTTTTAGTAGGGAAAACTTTCCTTTCCTATGACAGGTTTCAGTCCCTGCCTAGAATCCAATCTGGCCTCTCCATCACACTGACCACAGCTCTATTATCTAGGGCCTGATCCCTCTTCATCTTTCCCACATACAGTAGTTTCAGTTCTATAGAAGATTTGGATCTGAAATCTGCTCTTGGGAAAACATGGTATTACCTGCATGCAGCCTCCTGACTTCCTTTTTTCCCTGATTTGGGGAAAGGGATATACAGAATTAAACTCTGCACTCTAGGAAGCCTGTGATAGAACACTGAACAAATACGGAAACGCTTGTGATCTTCAAAAACTGTAGTAAGTGCTAGGAGTAGAGTACAATCGTTGTCCTGGAAGAGTTCAGtagtcatttaacaaatattaagcaTCTGCTAGGTTGCAGACACTGTTCTAGATCCTGGAGTTAAAGCGAACACGGGCAAGGTTCCTGTTTTGCTGGAATTTACCAGCTGTGGTAAAAGTTCCAATGTTCTATAAACAAAGACACGTGAAGACAGTTTTGTCCCCAGGGGCTAGTATTAAAGCATTCAGGCCAACTCCCAAAGTGAAGCTATTGGTCGAGAGTCTGAATCAACGGTTCTCCATTTAGGCCAGGTTGGTGGTGTCGCACGGCCACGGCGACCTCCAGCGGCCACCTTCAGCCATGCTGCCTGCTCTGGTTCCCCGGGGccggggagagagaaagggaggagcgAAGAGCTGGGTGAGTCCTGTTCCCACTCCTTACAGACTAGGAGGTCGCAGCTAGCTAGTGGCAACCTGAGATCCAGATTTCATCTCTCACAAGTGAGAGATTTTTACTCAGGACTGACGGCACCATGCAGGTCCCGAAGGACGGCAGGGTCGATTCACCGATGCAAAATGAGGGTTGGAGGAACCCGTCAAGATGCAGAAGAGAGGAAACCCTTTCGCCTCCAGTCGAAGAAGACCGAGGCAAAGCCTCGAGCCTAGGCCTGCCTCCTCCCTTAGCCCGCGGggtcttttctccctttctgggtTTGGGACGCGATGACCGCAGCGAAACCAAAACTGAAATGGATAAACTGAGGTGCCACCGGGGATCTATTTGAGAACTACACCCAAAGCACGGTCGTTGCCGGAAGTGGCTGTAGGGCCACTACCAGGCCCCGCCTCCAATTGCGCTACCAGTAGGCGACAGCCACCCCCCACTTCCGGCCCCTGGAGCCTAAGCCAGCAGCCCCCCTTTTACTGCTCTCCCATTGGCTGCCGCAGGGACGCGCTG from Panthera leo isolate Ple1 chromosome E1, P.leo_Ple1_pat1.1, whole genome shotgun sequence carries:
- the SEPTIN4 gene encoding septin-4 isoform X3 — translated: MDSSPFCEEMMFQREKASPSPPPSATPPPLSPPKESPNQAPLREMPQALKQTSKQPTQRFSAFFLDVSEEMYNRVIWWLKDEEIKRFLEDTDDAELNKFVKDFPGSESCHQPEAKTWVSRPQVLEPKPQAPDLYQDDLEFKGPSWPQPSDSQQYFSASAPLSPSARPRSPWGKLDPYDSSEDDKEYVGFATLPNQVHRKSVKKGFDFTLMVAGESGLGKSTLINSLFLTDLYRDRKLLSAEERIMQTVEITKHAVDIEEKGVRLRLTIVDTPGFGDAVNNTECWKPVAEYIDQQFEQYFRDESGLNRKNIQDNRVHCCLYFISPFGHGLRPLDVEFMKALHQRVNIVPILAKADTLTPPEVERKKRKIREEIERFGIKVYQFPDCDSDEDEDFKLQDQALKESIPFAVIGSNTVVEARGRRVRGRLYPWGIVEVENPGHCDFVKLRTMLVRTHMQDLKDVTRETHYENYRAQCIQSMTRLVVKERNRNKLTRESGTDFPIPAVPPGTDPETERLIREKDEELRRMQEMLHKIQRQMKETH
- the SEPTIN4 gene encoding septin-4 isoform X7, with protein sequence MGKLPPAASYTTPNEVPLQWWGWGNSFLPPACTGRRDTNPSQPPGYPQDDKEYVGFATLPNQVHRKSVKKGFDFTLMVAGESGLGKSTLINSLFLTDLYRDRKLLSAEERIMQTVEITKHAVDIEEKGVRLRLTIVDTPGFGDAVNNTECWKPVAEYIDQQFEQYFRDESGLNRKNIQDNRVHCCLYFISPFGHGLRPLDVEFMKALHQRVNIVPILAKADTLTPPEVERKKRKIREEIERFGIKVYQFPDCDSDEDEDFKLQDQALKESIPFAVIGSNTVVEARGRRVRGRLYPWGIVEVENPGHCDFVKLRTMLVRTHMQDLKDVTRETHYENYRAQCIQSMTRLVVKERNRNKLTRESGTDFPIPAVPPGTDPETERLIREKDEELRRMQEMLHKIQRQMKETH
- the SEPTIN4 gene encoding septin-4 isoform X6, producing the protein MIKRFLEDTDDAELNKFVKDFPGSESCHQPEAKTWVSRPQVLEPKPQAPDLYQDDLEFKGPSWPQPSDSQQYFSASAPLSPSARPRSPWGKLDPYDSSEDDKEYVGFATLPNQVHRKSVKKGFDFTLMVAGESGLGKSTLINSLFLTDLYRDRKLLSAEERIMQTVEITKHAVDIEEKGVRLRLTIVDTPGFGDAVNNTECWKPVAEYIDQQFEQYFRDESGLNRKNIQDNRVHCCLYFISPFGHGLRPLDVEFMKALHQRVNIVPILAKADTLTPPEVERKKRKIREEIERFGIKVYQFPDCDSDEDEDFKLQDQALKESIPFAVIGSNTVVEARGRRVRGRLYPWGIVEVENPGHCDFVKLRTMLVRTHMQDLKDVTRETHYENYRAQCIQSMTRLVVKERNRNKLTRESGTDFPIPAVPPGTDPETERLIREKDEELRRMQEMLHKIQRQMKETH
- the SEPTIN4 gene encoding septin-4 isoform X8 gives rise to the protein MDDKEYVGFATLPNQVHRKSVKKGFDFTLMVAGESGLGKSTLINSLFLTDLYRDRKLLSAEERIMQTVEITKHAVDIEEKGVRLRLTIVDTPGFGDAVNNTECWKPVAEYIDQQFEQYFRDESGLNRKNIQDNRVHCCLYFISPFGHGLRPLDVEFMKALHQRVNIVPILAKADTLTPPEVERKKRKIREEIERFGIKVYQFPDCDSDEDEDFKLQDQALKESIPFAVIGSNTVVEARGRRVRGRLYPWGIVEVENPGHCDFVKLRTMLVRTHMQDLKDVTRETHYENYRAQCIQSMTRLVVKERNRNKLTRESGTDFPIPAVPPGTDPETERLIREKDEELRRMQEMLHKIQRQMKETH
- the SEPTIN4 gene encoding septin-4 isoform X5 — its product is MVGQVVHCTRIKRFLEDTDDAELNKFVKDFPGSESCHQPEAKTWVSRPQVLEPKPQAPDLYQDDLEFKGPSWPQPSDSQQYFSASAPLSPSARPRSPWGKLDPYDSSEDDKEYVGFATLPNQVHRKSVKKGFDFTLMVAGESGLGKSTLINSLFLTDLYRDRKLLSAEERIMQTVEITKHAVDIEEKGVRLRLTIVDTPGFGDAVNNTECWKPVAEYIDQQFEQYFRDESGLNRKNIQDNRVHCCLYFISPFGHGLRPLDVEFMKALHQRVNIVPILAKADTLTPPEVERKKRKIREEIERFGIKVYQFPDCDSDEDEDFKLQDQALKESIPFAVIGSNTVVEARGRRVRGRLYPWGIVEVENPGHCDFVKLRTMLVRTHMQDLKDVTRETHYENYRAQCIQSMTRLVVKERNRNKLTRESGTDFPIPAVPPGTDPETERLIREKDEELRRMQEMLHKIQRQMKETH
- the SEPTIN4 gene encoding septin-4 isoform X4, translating into MYNRVIWWLKDEEIKRFLEDTDDAELNKFVKDFPGSESCHQPEAKTWVSRPQVLEPKPQAPDLYQDDLEFKGPSWPQPSDSQQYFSASAPLSPSARPRSPWGKLDPYDSSEDDKEYVGFATLPNQVHRKSVKKGFDFTLMVAGESGLGKSTLINSLFLTDLYRDRKLLSAEERIMQTVEITKHAVDIEEKGVRLRLTIVDTPGFGDAVNNTECWKPVAEYIDQQFEQYFRDESGLNRKNIQDNRVHCCLYFISPFGHGLRPLDVEFMKALHQRVNIVPILAKADTLTPPEVERKKRKIREEIERFGIKVYQFPDCDSDEDEDFKLQDQALKESIPFAVIGSNTVVEARGRRVRGRLYPWGIVEVENPGHCDFVKLRTMLVRTHMQDLKDVTRETHYENYRAQCIQSMTRLVVKERNRNKLTRESGTDFPIPAVPPGTDPETERLIREKDEELRRMQEMLHKIQRQMKETH